ATAGTCCGCCACGTAAATATTTCCATGACTGTCAGCTGCAACACCCCGGGACAACTGAAGCGTTCCGGCCACCTGTCCTCCCTGACCAAATTTAAAAAGAAATTCCCCGTCCTTTGAAAAAAGCTGTATGCGAAAATTTAATTCATCATTTACATAAATTTTTTCATCTTTACCGATAAAAATATGAGTGGGATAGTTAAATTTCCCTGCCTCTGTGCCCCGTCCCCCGAATAAAGTAATGAAATCTCCATTGAGATTGAAAATCTTGATATTATGATCTGTTGTGTCTGAAACATATAACCGGTCCTTTGCCTCATTCACCGCAATACCGGTAGGTCTCTTCAGACCGCCCCCCTCCCCTATTTCTTTTTTTAATTCTCCCAATTTGCTAAAAATCCGTATTTTTCCACTTCTGGGATACGTTACATATATATTATCCTTTGCAACTGCTATGCCAACGGGATAATCCTTATCTTCACCGGCGTAGTTCCCCTCATCAGGAAAATAACGGAAAATAAATGATGCCTCTTCATCCATATCGATGGAGATGACTTCTCCCCTGTCCCTGTCAACTACATATAATATCCCTTTTTCATCGACAGTGACACTATAAGGCGCCAGAAAGCTCCGGACTTCAAGACTCTGGC
Above is a window of Deltaproteobacteria bacterium DNA encoding:
- a CDS encoding 6-bladed beta-propeller, producing MKINGIAFVLIALFLFFFAGCAEITVARIDGRDVDLAWPRPPLKAKIKFVASVSGIETRGFSKNKGFFSESWDKITGQSLEVRSFLAPYSVTVDEKGILYVVDRDRGEVISIDMDEEASFIFRYFPDEGNYAGEDKDYPVGIAVAKDNIYVTYPRSGKIRIFSKLGELKKEIGEGGGLKRPTGIAVNEAKDRLYVSDTTDHNIKIFNLNGDFITLFGGRGTEAGKFNYPTHIFIGKDEKIYVNDELNFRIQLFSKDGEFLFKFGQGGQVAGTLQLSRGVAADSHGNIYVADYAADYVQVFDQQGALLIVFGGSGDGLGRFGGPSGMFIDREDRIFIADIYNKRIQVFKFTGNE